A single genomic interval of Corvus cornix cornix isolate S_Up_H32 chromosome 1, ASM73873v5, whole genome shotgun sequence harbors:
- the ALG5 gene encoding dolichyl-phosphate beta-glucosyltransferase isoform X2 produces the protein MPHEDTECRKGSAPNIRDPATRELSVVVPSYNEEDRLPLMMDEALDYLEKRQKRDPSFTYEVIVVNDGSKDQTAKVAKEYCKKYGSDKVRVISLEKNRGKGGAVRTGVFSSRGKKILMADADGATKFADIEKVEEGLNNLRPWPKEMAISCGSRAHLEKDSIAKRSYFRTLLMYGFHFLVWFLCVKEIRDTQCGFKLLTREAALQTFSNLHIERWAFDVELLYIAQRLKIPIAEVAVNWTEIEGSKLVPFWSWLQMGRDLLFIRLRYMTGAWKLEAKKCN, from the exons ATGCCACACGAAGACACTGAATGCAGGAAAGGTTCTGCACCAAATATACGTGATCCTGCTACAAGAGAACTCTCTGTCGTTGTGCCTTCATACAATGAGGAAGACCGGT TACCTCTTATGATGGACGAAGCTTTGGATTATCTAGAAAAAAGACAG aaacgAGATCCTTCATTCACTTATGAAGTGATAGTGGTTAATGATGGTAGTAAAGATCAAACTGCAAAg GTTGCAAAGGAGTACTGCAAGAAATATGGAAGTGACAAAGTGCGAGTGatatctttggaaaaaaatcgAGGGAAAGGGGGAGCAGTCAGGACG GGTGTCTTTAGTTCTCGGGGGAAAAAGATTCTTATGGCTGATGCAGATGGAGCTACAAAATTTGCAGATATTGAAAAAGTAGAAGAAGGTCTAAACAATCTCCGGCCATGGCCT AAGGAGATGGCGATTTCCTGTGGTTCTAGAGCTCATCTGGAGAAGGACTCAATAGCAAAG CGCTCTTACTTTCGAACTCTCCTCATGTATGGCTTCCACTTCCTGGTGTGGTTTCTCTGTGTCAAAGAGATCCGGGACACACAGTGCGGATTTAAACTTCTAACCAGAGAAGCTGCCTTGCAGACTTTCTCAAACCTTCACATAGAACGCTG GGCGTTTGACGTGGAACTTCTTTATATAGCCCAGCGCTTGAAAATACCTATAGCAGAAGTTGCTGTCAACTGGACTGAAATAGAAG GTTCTAAGTTAGTTCCCTTTTGGAGCTGGCTGCAGATGGGCAGGGATCTTCTTTTTATACGACTGCGATATATGACTGGTGCCTGGAAGCttgaagcaaaaaaatgtaattag
- the ALG5 gene encoding dolichyl-phosphate beta-glucosyltransferase isoform X1 — protein MALPPLPSLPLSLPAAALALAALAAFLFVLTCAIAHVTAKTMPHEDTECRKGSAPNIRDPATRELSVVVPSYNEEDRLPLMMDEALDYLEKRQKRDPSFTYEVIVVNDGSKDQTAKVAKEYCKKYGSDKVRVISLEKNRGKGGAVRTGVFSSRGKKILMADADGATKFADIEKVEEGLNNLRPWPKEMAISCGSRAHLEKDSIAKRSYFRTLLMYGFHFLVWFLCVKEIRDTQCGFKLLTREAALQTFSNLHIERWAFDVELLYIAQRLKIPIAEVAVNWTEIEGSKLVPFWSWLQMGRDLLFIRLRYMTGAWKLEAKKCN, from the exons AtggcgctgccgccgctcccgtccctgcccctgtccctgcccgCAGCCGCGCTGGCGCTGGCGGCCCTCGCCGCCTTCCTCTTCGTCCTG ACTTGTGCAATTGCTCATGTAACTGCCAAAACAATGCCACACGAAGACACTGAATGCAGGAAAGGTTCTGCACCAAATATACGTGATCCTGCTACAAGAGAACTCTCTGTCGTTGTGCCTTCATACAATGAGGAAGACCGGT TACCTCTTATGATGGACGAAGCTTTGGATTATCTAGAAAAAAGACAG aaacgAGATCCTTCATTCACTTATGAAGTGATAGTGGTTAATGATGGTAGTAAAGATCAAACTGCAAAg GTTGCAAAGGAGTACTGCAAGAAATATGGAAGTGACAAAGTGCGAGTGatatctttggaaaaaaatcgAGGGAAAGGGGGAGCAGTCAGGACG GGTGTCTTTAGTTCTCGGGGGAAAAAGATTCTTATGGCTGATGCAGATGGAGCTACAAAATTTGCAGATATTGAAAAAGTAGAAGAAGGTCTAAACAATCTCCGGCCATGGCCT AAGGAGATGGCGATTTCCTGTGGTTCTAGAGCTCATCTGGAGAAGGACTCAATAGCAAAG CGCTCTTACTTTCGAACTCTCCTCATGTATGGCTTCCACTTCCTGGTGTGGTTTCTCTGTGTCAAAGAGATCCGGGACACACAGTGCGGATTTAAACTTCTAACCAGAGAAGCTGCCTTGCAGACTTTCTCAAACCTTCACATAGAACGCTG GGCGTTTGACGTGGAACTTCTTTATATAGCCCAGCGCTTGAAAATACCTATAGCAGAAGTTGCTGTCAACTGGACTGAAATAGAAG GTTCTAAGTTAGTTCCCTTTTGGAGCTGGCTGCAGATGGGCAGGGATCTTCTTTTTATACGACTGCGATATATGACTGGTGCCTGGAAGCttgaagcaaaaaaatgtaattag
- the EXOSC8 gene encoding exosome complex component RRP43 isoform X1: MAAAFKTVEPLEYYRRFLKENCRPDGRELGEFRTTTVNIGSITTADGSALVKLGNTTVICGVKAELAAPAVDSADKGYIVPNVELPSLCAERFRSGPPGEEAQAASQFIADVIENSQMIVKEDLCIANGKLAWVLYCDIICLDYDGNLLDASVFALLAALKNDHCIRFISSVQLPSVTINEETGLSEVNLKQKNPLIIRKHPVATSFAVFDDTLLIVDPTAEEEDLATGTVTIVTDEEGRLCSVHKPGGSPLTGAKLQDCITRAITRHKEVKKLIDKVIKSITPK, translated from the exons ATGGCCGCGGCTTTCAA AACTGTGGAACCATTGGAATATTACAGGAGGTTTTTG aaagagaATTGTCGGCCTGATGGAAGAGAGTTAGGTGAATTTCGGACAACCACTGTCAACATAG gtTCAATTACAACTGCAGATGGTTCTGCCCTGGTGAAGTTAGGAAATACCACGGTGATTTGTGGAGTAAAAGCG gaACTTGCTGCACCAGCAGTGGATTCTGCTGATAAGGGATATATTG TTCCAAATGTAGAGCTGCCATCCCTCTGTGCAGAGAGGTTTCGCTCTGGACCACCGGGTGAAGAGGCTCAAGCAGCGAGCCAGTTCATTGCAGATGTGATTGAAAA ttcaCAGATGATAGTGAAAGAAGATCTGTGTATTGCCAATGGCAAG CTTGCTTGGGTGTTATACTGTGACATCATATGTCTGGACTATGATGGAAACCTTCTGGATGCCAGTGTCTTTGCTTTGTTGGCAGCATTAAAAAATG ACCATTGTATTCGTTTCATCTCTTCAGTACAATTGCCGTCAGTTACGATAAATGAAGAAACTGGTCTATCAGAAGTTAACTTAAAACAGAAGAATCCTTTGATTATCAGAAAACATCCGGTTGCCACATCATTTGCTGTATTTGATGA caCGTTACTCATTGTTGATCCAACTGCTGAAGAAGAAGATTTAGCAACTGGAACAGTAACCATTGTAACTGATGAAGAAGGCAGACTGTGTTCTGTCCATAAACCAG GTGGAAGTCCTCTTACAGGAGCCAAGCTTCAGGACTGTATCACCAGAGCAATTACAAGACACAAAGAAGTAAAGAAGCTGATAgacaaagtaataaaaagtaTAACACCCAAGTGA
- the EXOSC8 gene encoding exosome complex component RRP43 isoform X2 has product MAAAFKTVEPLEYYRRFLKENCRPDGRELGEFRTTTVNIGSITTADGSALVKLGNTTVICGVKAELAAPAVDSADKGYIVPNVELPSLCAERFRSGPPGEEAQAASQFIADVIENSQMIVKEDLCIANGKLAWVLYCDIICLDYDGNLLDASVFALLAALKNVQLPSVTINEETGLSEVNLKQKNPLIIRKHPVATSFAVFDDTLLIVDPTAEEEDLATGTVTIVTDEEGRLCSVHKPGGSPLTGAKLQDCITRAITRHKEVKKLIDKVIKSITPK; this is encoded by the exons ATGGCCGCGGCTTTCAA AACTGTGGAACCATTGGAATATTACAGGAGGTTTTTG aaagagaATTGTCGGCCTGATGGAAGAGAGTTAGGTGAATTTCGGACAACCACTGTCAACATAG gtTCAATTACAACTGCAGATGGTTCTGCCCTGGTGAAGTTAGGAAATACCACGGTGATTTGTGGAGTAAAAGCG gaACTTGCTGCACCAGCAGTGGATTCTGCTGATAAGGGATATATTG TTCCAAATGTAGAGCTGCCATCCCTCTGTGCAGAGAGGTTTCGCTCTGGACCACCGGGTGAAGAGGCTCAAGCAGCGAGCCAGTTCATTGCAGATGTGATTGAAAA ttcaCAGATGATAGTGAAAGAAGATCTGTGTATTGCCAATGGCAAG CTTGCTTGGGTGTTATACTGTGACATCATATGTCTGGACTATGATGGAAACCTTCTGGATGCCAGTGTCTTTGCTTTGTTGGCAGCATTAAAAAATG TACAATTGCCGTCAGTTACGATAAATGAAGAAACTGGTCTATCAGAAGTTAACTTAAAACAGAAGAATCCTTTGATTATCAGAAAACATCCGGTTGCCACATCATTTGCTGTATTTGATGA caCGTTACTCATTGTTGATCCAACTGCTGAAGAAGAAGATTTAGCAACTGGAACAGTAACCATTGTAACTGATGAAGAAGGCAGACTGTGTTCTGTCCATAAACCAG GTGGAAGTCCTCTTACAGGAGCCAAGCTTCAGGACTGTATCACCAGAGCAATTACAAGACACAAAGAAGTAAAGAAGCTGATAgacaaagtaataaaaagtaTAACACCCAAGTGA